In one Bacillus rossius redtenbacheri isolate Brsri chromosome 11, Brsri_v3, whole genome shotgun sequence genomic region, the following are encoded:
- the LOC134536529 gene encoding uncharacterized protein LOC134536529, whose translation MFHAREAKHWSSSPVGPRDFGTTSYHQLPPATNSHHQLPPVTKSQYQLPPATTSHQQSPPVTTSHQKSVPATTSYHQLPPATTSHHQQRPVTTSYHQPPPATTSHHQTLPATTSHHQPPLIPTSYHQLPSATPSTTSNHQLLPAYHQLPPATTNYHKSQPVIAISYHQSPPNTTSYNQLPPATTSLYKKTTSYNLPPPATTGHHQSLPATTSYHKLPPATTSHHPSLPATTSYHQTTPATTSHQQPPTATTSHHQSQPVTTSHQQLPPARYHHIPPFTTIHHQPPQATTSHHQSLPATTSYHQLTPAITSHHQSPPVTTSYHQLPPSTTSHRQSPLANTSHNQSLPATISYHQLPPATISHYQPPPATTSYNLPPPATTGHHQSLPATTSYHKLPPATTSQPQPPPATNSHQQPPPVTTSHNQSPPVTNSYHQLGTIIYHQPPPATTSYHQLPPANTSYHQSPPVTTSHYQLPSAITIYHQPPPVTTSKHQSPPVTTSYHQLPPATTSYHQLPLATTSHHQPLPATNSDHQLPPATTSHYQLPPANTSYHQPPTVTTHTTSYHQPPPVTTSHYQLPPATTGSGCFRECM comes from the exons ATGTTTCATGCGAGGGAAGCGAAGCACTGGTCTTCGTCCCCAGTCGGGCCTCGCGACTTCGG AACCACCAGCTACCACCAGCTACCACCAGCCACCAACAGTCACCACCAGTTACCACCAGTCACCAAAAGTCAGTACCAGCTACCACCAGCTACCACCAGCCACCAACAGTCACCACCAGTTACCACCAGTCACCAAAAGTCAGTACCAGCTACCACCAGCTACCACCAGCTACCACCAGCCACCACTAGCCACCACCAGCAACGACCAGTCACTACCAGCTACCACCAGCCACCCCCAGCCACCACCAGTCACCACCAGACACTACCAGCTACCACCAGCCACCACCAGCCACCACTAATCCCTACCAGCTACCACCAGCTACCATCAGCCACCCCATCCACCACCAGCAACCACCAGTTACTACCAGCATACCACCAGCTACCACCAGCGACCACAAACTACCACAAGTCACAACCAGTCATTGCCATCAGCTACCACCAGTCACCACCAAACACCACCAGCTACAATCAGCTACCACCAGCCACCACCAGTCTCTACAAAAAAACCACCAGCTACAACCTGCCACCACCAGCCACCACAGGTCACCACCAGTCACTACCAGCTACCACCAGCTACCACAAGCTACCACCAGCTACCACCAGCCACCACCCGTCTCTACCAGCTACCACCAGCTACCACCAGACAACCCCAGCCACCACCAGCCACCAACAGCCACCAACAGCCACCACCAGTCACCACCAGTCACAACCAGTCACCACCAGTCACCAACAGCTACCACCAGCTAGGTACCATCATATACCACCATTCACCACCATCCACCACCAGCCACCACAAGCTACCACCAGCCACCACCAGTCACTACCAGCTACTACCAGCTACCACCAGCTAACACCAGCTATCACCAGTCACCACCAGTCACCACCAGTCACTACCAGCTACCATCAGCTACCACCATCTACCACCAGCCACCGCCAGTCACCACTAGCAAACACCAGTCACAACCAGTCACTACCAGCTACCATCAGCTACCACCAGCTACCACCAGCTACCATTAGCCATTACCAGCCACCACCAGCCACTACCAGCTACAACCTGCCACCACCAGCCACCACAGGTCACCACCAGTCACTACCAGCTACCACCAGCTACCACAAGCTACCACCAGCTACCACCAGCCAACCCCAGCCACCACCAGCCACCAACAGCCACCAACAGCCACCACCAGTCACCACCAGTCACAACCAGTCACCACCAGTCACCAACAGCTACCACCAGCTAGGTACCATCATATACCACCAGCCACCACCAGCCACCACCAGCTACCACCAGCTACCACCAGCTAACACCAGCTATCACCAGTCACCACCAGTCACCACCAGTCACTACCAGCTACCATCAGCTATCACCATCTACCACCAGCCACCGCCAGTCACCACTAGCAAACACCAGTCACCACCAGTCACTACCAGCTACCATCAGCTACCACCAGCTACCACCAGCTACCACCAGCTACCATTAGCCACCACCAGCCACCACCAGCCACTACCAGCTACAAATAGTGACCACCAGCTACCACCAGCTACCACCAGTCACTACCAGCTACCACCAGCTAACACCAGCTATCACCAGCCACCAACAGTCACCACTCACACCACCAGCTACCACCAGCCACCACCAGTCACTACCAGTCACTACCAGCTACCACCAGCTACCACCGGCTCAGGCTGCTTTAGAGAATGcatgtaa